TACACGATCCAATATCTGACAACAGAGAATGCAGGCGAGGGTAATATCGTTATTACTGGTATCGGTAATTACACAGAGTCTCGCGTTTACACGATAGCGATCGCACTTCCGCCCGAGGATCCGAATTCGGATCCGGCTGACCCGGTTGATCCGGAACCTGAAAATCCGAATGCCAACAATGGAACCGATGAAGGAGGATCAGGCGGCGAGTCCGATGATCAAAATTCTGGTACTAATGAGGACTCTGATACCTCAAATGACCAGACGGATCAGCAGGGAACTGAAGATAATGGTTCTCAGCCGGAAGGAACTCCCGATCCTTGATAGCATTTAATGACTCAGGAAACTGAAAAATGAAGGACGTGCAGTTTATCTGCACGTCCTTTATATATAATTTAAAACAAATTTAACATTTTAGATAGTACACGAAAACATAATTTTGATATTCTAAAAACAGTAGAACGGCAAAGAGGTATCTGCTATGACTGATGATAAGCCCGAAAAAGTCTTCGTTGAAGGCACTCAATTCTACAAAAAGAGTCCGATCACTCAGGTGATGAAATCGGCCCTTATCATCTTTGTCTGCTTTGTACTGCTGGCGGCTTTAGCTCTTTGGGCGGCAGCTGATGCGGGTGCAAGACAGGCATATAAGGAGGCTCGCGATATAAGGCGTGCACTTCGAATAGTAGGTACCGAATACTACGGAGAGATGTCGTCTATCTACGATCCTTCCAATGTTAACGGTATGGTTGACGGAGCGGATGTAAGGATAGCTGAGATCTCGACCAGGAACGGAGAAGTTATCCTTTATTCCTGGGACGATACTACGAACACTCCCTTACAGTTCGAGTATCGTAAAGGTCTTTACAGGGTGATCTACACCAACACTTCGGCGCAGGGGGGATTAGACGCGGAAGTTGAAGGTGATTTCAGAGTTTATTATTCATTCGAACTTTTAAAGTTTGAGGGTGAGTAATAAATAATTTTTTTAAAGGCAGGGAACGTAAATGCCGGAATATAAGTATCGGGCACAGGACAGCAAAGGTAAGGTCATAAAGGGTAAGGCCGAAGCTTATGACGAGACTGATCTTCAGAAGCGTTTCCATGACGCCGGTCTTTTACTCCTGGATGTAAAGCCTGTTGTTAAGAATATCGCACTTAAGCCTCTGAAGAAGACACAGCTCGCAGATTTCTGCCGCCAGCTCGGAACGCTCACCAAGGCGGGTGTTACGCTCGTTAAGGCGCTTGAAATCGTAGCTAATGACGAGGCGCTTTCTCCTTATGAAAGACAGCTCTATATCAAGCTTCGTGACAGAGTTGTACAGGGTGTTGCTTTATCTGCAGTCATGACTGAGCTCGAACCCGCATTCCCGCAGCTTCTTATATTCATGCTCAAGGCCGCTGAGACATCAGGTTCACTCGATAACACTTGCTTGAGGCTCGCTGACCAGTTTACTAAGGATGCACAGCTCGAGCAGGCAGCAAAGAACTCACTAACATATCCTAAGATCCTCGCAGGACTTATCGTACTTGTTGTTGCGATCCTCTTCGGTTATGTACTTCCTCAGTTTGAAGAGATGTTTTCCACGATGGGAAAGCTTCCGCTTCCTACGAGGATCCTGATGGGTATCTCGAACTTCGTAGCTACCAAGTGGTACGTACTCGCGATCATAGTTGTACTGGCGTTTATATTCGGT
The window above is part of the Ruminococcaceae bacterium KH2T8 genome. Proteins encoded here:
- a CDS encoding type IV pilus assembly protein PilC; amino-acid sequence: MPEYKYRAQDSKGKVIKGKAEAYDETDLQKRFHDAGLLLLDVKPVVKNIALKPLKKTQLADFCRQLGTLTKAGVTLVKALEIVANDEALSPYERQLYIKLRDRVVQGVALSAVMTELEPAFPQLLIFMLKAAETSGSLDNTCLRLADQFTKDAQLEQAAKNSLTYPKILAGLIVLVVAILFGYVLPQFEEMFSTMGKLPLPTRILMGISNFVATKWYVLAIIVVLAFIFGKIVVKIPVVKYNIDKLKTKGFWGKLLKVIYSARFARTMASLYSSGIPIYSCIQIARGTIGNEYVEAQFDEVETKVLAGNNVSTAIQEVDGFISKLPATIKVGEETGMLGPMLESVADDLDFYSQQALLRLTSYIEPVMIVVMATVVGFIMIAIIQPIYQSYSTIGKGS